The Fischerella sp. PCC 9605 genome contains a region encoding:
- a CDS encoding hydroxysqualene dehydroxylase, translating to MIEASQHQKVVVVGAGWAGLGATYHLAKQGYDVTLLEAGSYPGGLVAGWRTSGGRSVEAGIHGFWYPYRNIFALINELEINPFTSWTRSSQYSPAGLEVESPIFQDLPRLPTPLGTFLYTHFQRLPLIARLSALPLLYAVIDFDNSDAAWRRYDFVTARELFKDFGVSARLYSEAFEPMLLVGLFAPGEQCSAAATLGMLYFFILAHQPDFDVVWCRGTVGEKIFRPWVERIEKAGGKLLANKRVTDLIIDSNNRATGVVCGDEVFDADAVIFAVGITGMKKIVSNSHSLQSREEFRNLSNLGAIDVLATRLWFDRKINIPRPSNACFGFDATTGWTFFDLNALHDEYQHESGTVVEVDFYHANQFLALEDKEIVTIVQRYLATCIPEFREAKVVDSSVIRLPQAVTHFAPGSYRYMLPAKTSFKNVFMSGDWIINRHGSWSQEKAYVTGLEAANQVISYLGEGMPAKILPVEADEPHIQLARTINRTVSYVSKSVLPDFWLP from the coding sequence ATGATAGAGGCATCACAACATCAAAAAGTGGTAGTTGTTGGTGCAGGTTGGGCTGGATTAGGTGCAACCTACCACTTGGCAAAACAAGGTTACGATGTGACACTCCTTGAAGCAGGTTCCTACCCCGGTGGACTGGTAGCAGGTTGGAGAACTTCAGGAGGACGTTCAGTAGAAGCGGGTATTCATGGCTTCTGGTATCCTTACAGAAATATTTTTGCCCTCATCAATGAACTAGAAATTAATCCCTTCACCAGTTGGACTCGTTCCTCACAATATTCTCCCGCAGGTTTAGAAGTTGAGTCACCCATTTTTCAAGACTTACCCAGACTTCCCACGCCTCTAGGAACTTTTCTCTATACTCACTTTCAGCGTCTACCATTAATTGCTCGGCTGAGTGCCTTGCCTTTACTTTACGCCGTGATTGATTTTGATAATTCCGATGCAGCCTGGCGGCGTTATGACTTTGTAACAGCCCGAGAATTGTTCAAAGATTTCGGGGTTTCGGCGCGACTTTACAGCGAAGCTTTTGAACCAATGTTATTGGTAGGTTTGTTTGCCCCTGGCGAACAATGTTCCGCCGCAGCAACTTTAGGGATGCTTTACTTTTTTATTCTGGCCCATCAACCTGATTTTGATGTAGTTTGGTGTCGCGGCACTGTTGGGGAAAAAATCTTTCGCCCTTGGGTAGAACGCATCGAAAAAGCAGGGGGAAAGTTACTAGCCAATAAACGAGTGACCGACTTAATTATTGATAGCAATAATCGGGCAACGGGTGTAGTTTGTGGTGATGAAGTGTTTGATGCCGACGCAGTAATTTTTGCTGTTGGCATCACTGGTATGAAAAAGATTGTCTCAAATAGCCATAGTTTGCAAAGTCGTGAAGAATTTCGTAATTTATCTAATTTAGGGGCAATTGATGTTTTAGCAACTCGCCTGTGGTTTGACCGTAAAATTAATATTCCTCGTCCTTCCAATGCTTGCTTTGGCTTTGATGCAACTACAGGCTGGACGTTTTTTGATTTGAATGCACTACATGATGAATATCAGCATGAATCGGGAACAGTTGTGGAAGTTGATTTTTATCATGCCAATCAATTTCTTGCTTTAGAAGACAAGGAAATTGTGACGATAGTGCAGCGTTATTTAGCAACTTGCATTCCGGAATTTCGAGAAGCAAAAGTAGTTGATAGCAGTGTAATTCGTTTACCGCAGGCAGTGACTCACTTTGCACCTGGTAGCTATCGCTATATGTTACCAGCTAAAACCAGTTTTAAGAATGTATTTATGAGTGGTGATTGGATAATTAACCGCCACGGTTCTTGGTCGCAGGAAAAAGCTTATGTTACAGGTTTGGAAGCGGCAAATCAGGTAATTTCTTACTTGGGAGAAGGTATGCCAGCGAAGATTTTACCCGTTGAAGCTGATGAACCCCATATTCAATTGGCAAGAACAATTAATAGAACAGTAAGTTATGTGAGCAAGTCTGTTTTGCCAGATTTTTGGTTGCCGTAA
- a CDS encoding GTPase family protein: MVRLKLWQWIVLAIPIAFIITFLLVAAGLQIHEWGLNWIWGVFILLFVGWRWLLVKWTQPVVTQVETVMAEVSKELESAAGETTPREVTDVTKQAEAVLQEILEASRSDRPIWEDWQTFWLRCQDLVVAVAQIYHPEVKYPLLNIYVPQAYALIRGTVNDLDLWMQKLSPALNQVTVGQAYEAYEIYQRLEPSARKFMRAWNLAQWLLNPVAAVANLASQRYSNQANQQLLVNLSQLLREAALRNLCRQAIALYAGMTLPVAESAVTTPKLPETKTQTLREILTQAQPAAAVEQKPINILLAGRTGAGKSSLINTVFQADLAAVDVLPSTDQIQSYYWQTPDEETLTLWDTPGYEQVNRADLRELVLDYATNADLLLLVTPALDPALQMDVDFLQDMQAEVADLPVITVVTQVDRLRPMREWEPPYDWEWGDRPKEIAIREATNFRAQLLGDLSSLVLPVVTGDVKTGRVAWNMDALSLALIDAIAPAKQLRLARFLRNLEARTVAAAKIIDHYTFQMATTQGVTALLKSPVLQFISTLSTGSPTLANLLAEKIPAEQLPIVIGKLQMAYELFSLLNTDGSLNFDLLSLWPLLLENPAASDRNAWAFGHALVEYWTKNLTVEQLRERFNYYLRQ, encoded by the coding sequence ATGGTACGCTTAAAACTTTGGCAATGGATCGTCTTAGCAATCCCGATCGCTTTTATCATCACTTTCTTACTGGTTGCAGCAGGATTGCAGATCCATGAGTGGGGTTTGAATTGGATCTGGGGTGTGTTTATCCTCTTATTTGTAGGCTGGCGTTGGTTACTGGTCAAATGGACTCAACCTGTCGTAACACAGGTTGAGACCGTTATGGCAGAGGTCAGCAAAGAACTGGAATCTGCGGCAGGTGAGACAACGCCAAGAGAGGTAACTGATGTAACCAAACAAGCCGAAGCTGTACTGCAAGAAATCCTGGAAGCATCAAGGAGCGATCGCCCAATTTGGGAAGACTGGCAAACCTTTTGGCTGCGATGCCAGGATCTTGTTGTTGCCGTTGCCCAAATCTACCATCCGGAAGTAAAATACCCTCTGCTAAATATTTACGTTCCCCAAGCTTATGCACTGATTCGTGGGACTGTAAATGACCTGGATCTGTGGATGCAGAAGTTATCCCCTGCCCTCAATCAGGTTACAGTTGGGCAAGCATACGAAGCATACGAAATTTACCAGAGACTGGAACCATCGGCCCGTAAATTCATGCGAGCCTGGAACTTGGCGCAGTGGCTCCTCAACCCAGTAGCAGCAGTAGCAAACTTAGCCAGTCAGCGTTACAGCAACCAGGCTAACCAGCAACTGCTAGTGAATTTGAGTCAGCTACTCCGAGAAGCTGCTCTCAGAAATTTATGTCGGCAAGCGATCGCTCTCTACGCAGGCATGACTCTACCAGTAGCAGAATCTGCCGTTACCACACCGAAATTACCCGAGACTAAAACCCAAACTCTCCGAGAAATTCTGACGCAAGCACAACCAGCTGCGGCAGTTGAGCAAAAACCCATCAATATTCTATTAGCGGGACGAACTGGAGCCGGAAAAAGCAGCTTGATTAACACGGTGTTTCAGGCAGACCTAGCCGCAGTTGATGTATTACCTAGTACCGATCAAATTCAGAGTTATTACTGGCAAACTCCAGATGAAGAAACACTCACACTTTGGGATACGCCTGGTTACGAACAAGTGAACCGTGCAGATTTACGCGAACTTGTGCTTGATTATGCCACTAACGCAGATTTGCTGCTGTTAGTCACTCCTGCCCTCGATCCAGCGCTGCAAATGGATGTGGATTTTCTCCAAGATATGCAGGCGGAAGTTGCAGACTTGCCTGTAATTACGGTCGTTACCCAAGTGGATCGCCTGCGTCCTATGCGCGAATGGGAGCCGCCTTACGATTGGGAATGGGGCGATCGCCCCAAGGAAATTGCGATTCGGGAAGCAACCAATTTTCGCGCTCAGCTTTTGGGTGACTTAAGTAGTTTAGTTCTGCCTGTTGTTACGGGTGATGTGAAAACAGGTCGAGTTGCTTGGAACATGGACGCGCTATCATTGGCGCTGATAGATGCGATCGCACCTGCTAAACAGCTGCGTCTTGCCCGCTTTTTGCGTAACTTGGAAGCCCGCACCGTCGCAGCTGCCAAAATCATCGACCACTACACCTTCCAGATGGCAACTACACAAGGAGTGACTGCACTGCTCAAAAGTCCCGTCCTCCAGTTTATTTCCACACTTTCCACCGGATCGCCCACCCTGGCAAATCTGCTGGCAGAGAAAATACCAGCCGAACAGCTGCCGATTGTGATTGGCAAGCTTCAGATGGCATATGAGCTATTTTCACTTTTGAATACAGACGGTTCGCTCAACTTTGACTTGTTATCTTTGTGGCCGCTATTACTAGAAAACCCTGCTGCAAGCGATCGCAACGCTTGGGCATTTGGTCACGCCCTAGTGGAGTACTGGACTAAGAACCTGACGGTTGAACAACTACGAGAGCGGTTTAATTACTATCTCAGGCAATAG